In Dolichospermum flos-aquae CCAP 1403/13F, the following proteins share a genomic window:
- the trpE gene encoding anthranilate synthase component I, whose product MIFPDFDQFQKLAVQGNFVPVYQEWIADLDTPVSAWYKVCADQPYSFLLESVEGGETVGRYSFLGCDPLWILEARGDKTTQTHRNGDQQVFIGDPFTVLSECLAPYHPVKLPELPSGIGGLFGFWGYELINWIEPRVPIHAQDERNIPDGLWMQVDQLLIFDQVKRKIWAIAYADLRDPAGLEVAYQKASDRIQEMVRKLSLPLSPENTKLAWTAPGNKPKAGIEDYTSNFTQTEFCASVEKAKAHIKAGDIFQVVISQRLSTAYTGNPFALYRSLRQINPSPYMAYFNFQDWQIIGSSPEVMVKAECNDEGEIIATVRPIAGTRPRGKTTKEDAALAADLLQDPKEIAEHVMLVDLGRNDLGRVCSSGSVKVDELMIVERYSHVMHIVSNVVGKLAPGKTAWDLLKACFPAGTVSGAPKIRAMEIINELEPSRRGVYSGVYGYYDFEGQLNSAIAIRTMVLHNQTVTVQAGAGLVADSDPEKEYEETLNKARGLLEAIRCLR is encoded by the coding sequence ATGATTTTCCCCGATTTCGACCAGTTTCAAAAGCTTGCTGTCCAAGGTAATTTTGTGCCAGTGTATCAGGAATGGATAGCCGACTTAGATACACCTGTATCCGCTTGGTATAAAGTTTGTGCAGATCAACCTTATAGCTTTTTGCTGGAATCGGTGGAAGGTGGGGAAACTGTAGGGCGTTATAGTTTCTTAGGTTGTGATCCTTTGTGGATTTTGGAAGCTAGGGGTGATAAAACAACCCAAACCCATCGAAATGGTGATCAACAGGTTTTTATAGGTGATCCGTTTACAGTTTTATCTGAATGTTTAGCACCATATCACCCAGTAAAATTACCGGAATTACCTTCAGGAATTGGTGGTTTATTTGGGTTTTGGGGCTATGAATTAATTAATTGGATTGAGCCGCGTGTACCAATTCATGCTCAAGATGAGCGCAACATCCCTGATGGATTATGGATGCAGGTAGACCAATTATTGATTTTTGACCAGGTAAAACGGAAAATTTGGGCGATCGCCTACGCAGATTTACGTGATCCAGCAGGGTTAGAGGTAGCATATCAAAAGGCGAGCGATCGCATTCAGGAAATGGTCAGGAAGCTATCTTTGCCCCTATCACCAGAAAACACCAAATTAGCTTGGACAGCCCCCGGAAACAAGCCTAAAGCGGGCATAGAGGACTATACCAGCAACTTTACCCAGACAGAATTTTGCGCCAGTGTGGAAAAAGCCAAAGCACATATCAAAGCTGGTGATATTTTCCAAGTCGTCATCTCACAACGCTTATCCACAGCATATACAGGCAATCCCTTCGCTTTGTACCGTTCTCTGCGGCAAATCAATCCTTCGCCTTACATGGCTTATTTTAACTTCCAAGACTGGCAAATTATCGGTTCTAGCCCCGAAGTCATGGTCAAAGCCGAATGCAATGATGAAGGGGAAATTATCGCCACAGTCCGTCCCATTGCGGGAACTCGACCCAGAGGGAAAACTACAAAGGAAGATGCCGCTTTAGCCGCTGATTTACTTCAAGACCCCAAGGAAATCGCCGAACACGTCATGTTAGTAGATTTAGGACGCAATGATTTAGGGCGGGTGTGCAGCAGTGGTAGTGTGAAGGTTGATGAATTAATGATCGTTGAACGCTACTCTCATGTTATGCACATTGTCAGTAATGTGGTAGGTAAGTTAGCGCCGGGTAAAACTGCATGGGATTTACTCAAAGCGTGTTTTCCTGCTGGGACTGTCAGCGGTGCGCCTAAAATCAGGGCGATGGAAATTATTAATGAATTAGAACCCAGCCGTCGGGGTGTGTATTCTGGTGTGTATGGGTATTACGATTTTGAAGGACAATTGAATAGTGCGATCGCTATCAGAACTATGGTATTACATAATCAAACGGTAACTGTCCAAGCTGGTGCAGGTTTGGTGGCTGATTCTGACCCAGAAAAGGAATATGAAGAAACTCTCAATAAAGCTAGAGGGTTATTAGAAGCAATTCGTTGTTTGCGTTGA
- a CDS encoding photosystem I reaction center subunit II PsaD, whose protein sequence is MATLTGKTPIFGGSTGGLLTKADVEEKYAITWTSPKEQVFEMPTGGAAKMVKGENLLYIARKEYGIALGAQLRKFKITDYKVYRILPGGETTMIHPADGVFPEKVNAGRSMVRHVPRRIGQNPNPAQIKFSGKATHDA, encoded by the coding sequence ATGGCAACTTTGACTGGAAAAACCCCAATCTTTGGTGGCAGCACTGGCGGATTACTCACAAAAGCTGATGTAGAAGAAAAGTACGCTATCACCTGGACAAGCCCTAAAGAGCAAGTCTTTGAAATGCCCACAGGTGGCGCGGCTAAAATGGTAAAAGGCGAAAACCTACTTTACATTGCTCGCAAAGAGTACGGTATTGCTTTAGGCGCGCAACTTCGCAAATTCAAAATCACCGACTACAAAGTTTACCGCATTCTCCCCGGCGGCGAAACTACCATGATTCACCCTGCTGATGGCGTTTTCCCTGAAAAAGTAAATGCTGGACGTTCTATGGTGCGTCACGTACCCCGCAGAATCGGTCAAAACCCCAACCCTGCACAAATCAAATTCAGCGGTAAAGCTACTCACGATGCTTAG
- a CDS encoding DICT sensory domain-containing protein: MSISTSVLSDLLNSLPHLRPQLYFKASLTALSHAMEDQVLAANLDSPLIIASFQQERFYRQEAHRYQRLAQKSNQIYVLSAPETEFANSSEYYEKVAFEPDDALAQEWHLLVIADNYATCLICRESLGSLAKNQYIPEMIPSLDMDTARRFEGIWTSEKGVCLKAAQLLLDRIEIYRPDLAAKVDEVKQRLNIKESKNELKVNLNHKYVDDIDTDPFVQRLVTYLQASQYKLHKAYRAIADQARKERLVNSISTAIRRSLDPREILQVAAQELGQHLEACRCLIYRAQATDAKAIIEHEFLNSNVTSVLGQSWELQNNPLFQQVLRQQEGVCVADTVGDSKIKKSTALSSIVKKFSVRSWLIEPVLYQGRLLGIVELHDCHFPPHEWQPGELDLVKAIATQIGAALIQAESFANLEELNQQLEALDRTRSNLIAITGHELRTPLSTIQVCLESLATEPDMPWELQQIMLSTALADSERMRKLVQDFLTLSNLESGRVEWHPESLTIQECVDLALSRLRTRSSQEKIPKITTQISANLPLVRADGDWLVEVIAKLVDNACKFTPSSGQIIIKAISNSQEMLEVTVADTGRGIEPNRLEIVFDRFYQEEGALRRTTGGTGLGLAICRQIVNGWDGKIWAESTGKDQGSQFHFTIPIVQGSQENN, from the coding sequence ATGAGTATTTCCACTTCCGTGCTGAGTGATTTACTAAACTCACTCCCCCATCTGCGACCTCAATTATATTTTAAGGCTTCACTAACCGCTCTCTCCCATGCAATGGAAGATCAAGTTTTAGCAGCCAATTTAGACAGTCCTTTGATCATTGCTAGTTTCCAGCAAGAGCGATTTTACCGGCAAGAAGCTCATCGTTATCAGCGACTTGCACAAAAAAGTAATCAAATATATGTATTATCTGCACCAGAAACAGAGTTTGCTAATAGCTCAGAATATTATGAAAAGGTCGCTTTTGAGCCTGATGATGCTTTAGCGCAAGAATGGCATTTGCTAGTAATTGCTGATAACTATGCTACTTGCTTAATCTGTCGAGAAAGCCTGGGTTCTCTGGCCAAAAATCAATATATCCCAGAGATGATTCCTAGTTTGGATATGGATACAGCGCGAAGATTTGAGGGGATTTGGACATCGGAAAAAGGGGTATGCTTAAAAGCCGCTCAATTGTTATTAGATAGAATTGAGATTTATCGGCCAGATTTAGCGGCTAAAGTTGATGAAGTGAAGCAGCGGTTAAATATTAAGGAATCAAAAAACGAGTTAAAAGTTAATTTAAATCATAAATATGTAGATGATATTGATACCGATCCTTTTGTGCAGAGGTTGGTGACATATCTGCAAGCTAGTCAGTATAAGCTGCATAAAGCTTACCGTGCGATTGCGGATCAAGCAAGGAAAGAACGGTTGGTAAATTCCATTAGTACAGCAATTAGGCGATCGCTTGATCCACGAGAAATTCTCCAAGTTGCGGCTCAGGAGTTGGGACAACATTTAGAAGCCTGTCGTTGTCTAATTTATCGCGCCCAAGCTACAGATGCCAAAGCTATAATCGAACATGAATTTTTGAACTCTAATGTTACATCTGTACTGGGGCAAAGTTGGGAGTTACAAAATAATCCCCTGTTTCAGCAGGTGCTACGACAACAGGAGGGAGTATGTGTAGCTGATACCGTGGGGGACTCCAAAATAAAGAAATCAACAGCCTTATCGTCAATTGTGAAGAAGTTTAGCGTGCGTTCTTGGTTAATCGAACCCGTATTATATCAAGGGCGACTATTGGGAATTGTGGAGTTACACGATTGCCATTTTCCTCCCCATGAATGGCAACCAGGGGAGTTAGACTTAGTGAAGGCGATCGCTACTCAAATTGGTGCAGCCCTGATTCAAGCCGAATCTTTTGCCAATTTAGAAGAACTCAACCAACAACTAGAAGCCTTAGACCGCACCCGCAGTAACTTAATTGCCATTACCGGTCATGAACTCCGTACCCCCCTATCTACCATTCAAGTTTGTTTAGAAAGCCTGGCTACAGAACCGGATATGCCTTGGGAATTGCAACAAATAATGTTGAGTACAGCCCTTGCAGACTCCGAAAGAATGCGGAAACTCGTACAAGACTTTTTAACCCTTTCTAACTTAGAAAGTGGTCGGGTAGAATGGCATCCTGAATCATTAACCATCCAAGAATGTGTAGATTTAGCCCTCAGTCGCTTACGGACGCGCTCTAGCCAAGAAAAAATACCCAAGATCACAACTCAAATTTCTGCCAACCTACCTTTAGTCAGGGCTGACGGTGATTGGTTAGTGGAGGTAATCGCCAAACTTGTAGATAATGCTTGTAAATTTACTCCCTCTTCTGGGCAAATTATTATTAAAGCCATTAGCAATAGTCAGGAGATGCTAGAAGTCACCGTAGCGGACACAGGAAGGGGAATTGAACCCAACCGCCTAGAAATCGTTTTTGACCGCTTCTACCAGGAAGAAGGGGCGTTACGGCGAACAACCGGCGGTACTGGATTGGGTTTAGCAATTTGTCGCCAAATTGTCAACGGCTGGGACGGAAAAATTTGGGCAGAATCCACAGGTAAAGATCAAGGCAGTCAATTTCATTTTACAATTCCCATCGTCCAAGGCAGCCAGGAAAATAATTAA
- the ovoA gene encoding 5-histidylcysteine sulfoxide synthase encodes MTDAHIPQLDNCSSTTLLKYFENSWELEETLMKSLVKEETFYLNPDPLRNKLIFYLGHPAVFYINKLIQVGLIKSRINLQYETLFEIGVDPETPAELEVAIQRVNWPDIKKVWEYRNKARAEITTIINKTPLDLPIHQQHPIWALLMGIEHSRIHVETSSMLLRQLPVENLKRPQGWNYAPTNGEIPHHQMREVPGGVVKLGKRQDDLTFGWDSEYGHLEVEVKPFLASQYLITNGEFLEFVQAGGYNNVNYWHTESWTWKQLYNIQYPKFWIHQENNYRYRATFDELDLPLDWPVEVNHYEAMAFCRWKGKNTRLMTEAEWHQALKISEDSSLANNYNLNLQFISPTPVGMFSENHQSGLYDLRGNVWEWLGETFKPLPGFKTHHLYEDQSAPFFDDKHFMMLGGSWATNGTMALPCYRNWFRPYFYQHVGFRVAESLD; translated from the coding sequence ATGACAGATGCTCATATTCCCCAACTCGATAATTGTAGTTCCACAACCCTACTCAAATATTTTGAAAATTCCTGGGAACTGGAAGAAACCTTAATGAAGAGTTTGGTTAAAGAAGAAACATTTTATCTAAATCCCGATCCTTTAAGAAATAAATTAATTTTCTATCTTGGACATCCGGCTGTTTTTTATATTAACAAATTAATTCAAGTGGGATTAATAAAAAGTCGGATTAATCTCCAATATGAAACTCTATTTGAAATAGGAGTTGATCCAGAAACACCAGCAGAACTAGAGGTAGCCATTCAAAGAGTCAACTGGCCTGATATCAAAAAAGTTTGGGAATATCGAAACAAAGCCAGAGCAGAAATTACCACAATCATTAATAAGACTCCTTTAGATTTACCCATTCATCAACAGCATCCTATTTGGGCTTTATTAATGGGAATAGAACATAGTCGTATTCATGTCGAAACCTCTTCCATGCTGCTGCGTCAATTACCCGTTGAGAACTTAAAACGTCCCCAAGGATGGAATTATGCACCGACTAATGGAGAAATTCCCCATCATCAAATGCGAGAAGTTCCTGGTGGTGTAGTAAAATTAGGAAAACGCCAAGATGATTTAACTTTTGGTTGGGATAGTGAATATGGTCATTTAGAAGTTGAAGTAAAACCATTTTTAGCAAGTCAATATCTCATTACCAATGGAGAATTTTTAGAATTTGTCCAAGCCGGTGGTTATAATAATGTAAATTATTGGCATACTGAATCTTGGACATGGAAACAACTCTACAATATCCAATATCCCAAATTCTGGATACACCAAGAAAATAACTATCGCTATCGTGCTACATTTGATGAACTAGATTTACCTTTAGATTGGCCTGTAGAAGTTAACCATTATGAAGCCATGGCATTTTGTCGGTGGAAAGGTAAAAATACTCGGTTAATGACAGAAGCAGAATGGCATCAAGCCTTAAAAATATCTGAAGATTCCAGTTTAGCAAATAACTATAATCTTAACTTACAATTTATTTCTCCCACGCCTGTAGGAATGTTTTCAGAAAATCATCAATCTGGACTTTATGACCTACGGGGTAATGTCTGGGAATGGTTAGGGGAAACATTCAAACCCTTACCAGGATTTAAAACTCACCATCTTTATGAGGATCAATCTGCACCCTTTTTTGATGATAAACATTTTATGATGTTGGGTGGTTCTTGGGCAACGAATGGTACAATGGCTTTACCTTGTTATCGTAACTGGTTTCGTCCTTATTTTTATCAGCACGTCGGTTTTAGAGTTGCTGAAAGTTTGGATTAA
- the egtD gene encoding L-histidine N(alpha)-methyltransferase: MIAQPLTVLDHHYQELSIDGKDVIKGLTEKLKSLPPKYFYDDPGSQLFEKICELPEYYPTRTEAWILQQYADEIAAITNCCELIELGSGSSTKTQALLTAYQKIANSCRYLPIDVSGGILKTSVLQLQEKYPDIAIHGLLGTYEQALVHLESNYLQSRMLFFLGSSLGNFNQEECDIFLNQVSRTLQPGDYFLLGIDLQKPQDILEAAYNDSQEVTAAFNLNMLSHLNWRFQGNFDISLFKHQAVYNQVDHQIEMYLHCQKSHWVSLELLDLKISFEAGESILTEISRKFNLATMEKNLSDKGLKTVKTWTDEKGWFGLILCQVE, encoded by the coding sequence ATGATTGCACAGCCTTTAACAGTTTTAGATCATCATTATCAAGAGTTAAGTATTGATGGCAAGGATGTTATTAAGGGGTTAACTGAAAAACTGAAAAGTTTACCTCCCAAATATTTTTATGATGATCCTGGTTCTCAATTATTTGAAAAAATTTGTGAGTTACCAGAATATTATCCGACTCGCACAGAAGCCTGGATTTTACAACAATACGCTGATGAAATTGCTGCAATTACAAATTGTTGTGAGTTGATAGAATTAGGTAGTGGTAGTTCTACGAAAACTCAAGCTTTATTAACGGCTTATCAAAAAATTGCTAATTCTTGTAGATATCTTCCTATTGATGTTAGTGGGGGTATTCTGAAAACTAGTGTTTTGCAGTTGCAAGAGAAGTATCCTGATATTGCTATTCATGGGTTATTAGGAACTTATGAACAGGCTTTGGTTCATCTAGAATCGAATTATTTACAATCACGGATGTTGTTTTTTCTGGGAAGTTCATTAGGGAATTTTAATCAGGAAGAATGTGATATTTTCTTAAATCAAGTTTCTCGAACCTTACAACCAGGAGATTACTTTCTGCTAGGGATTGATTTACAAAAGCCCCAGGATATTTTAGAAGCTGCTTATAATGATAGTCAGGAAGTGACTGCTGCTTTTAATTTGAATATGCTTTCTCATTTAAATTGGCGGTTTCAAGGTAATTTTGATATCAGTTTGTTTAAACATCAAGCGGTTTATAATCAAGTTGATCATCAAATTGAAATGTATTTACATTGCCAAAAAAGCCATTGGGTATCTTTAGAACTTTTGGATTTAAAGATTTCCTTTGAAGCCGGAGAAAGTATCCTTACAGAAATTTCTCGTAAGTTTAATTTAGCAACAATGGAAAAAAACTTGTCAGATAAAGGATTGAAAACTGTGAAAACTTGGACAGATGAAAAAGGCTGGTTTGGATTGATTCTTTGTCAAGTTGAATAA
- a CDS encoding 2OG-Fe(II) oxygenase, with protein sequence MNKFLLPLSDLDKQNFSKGYCIIDNFLSPQQCQDLLGLITEYRNNHKIPEVLRDKAQKDSRSLHYLVINGVQIETHLSKIWHIYHDVNDVVKNLSAHHLTILDNKRVGLNINIMKGGCEYRWHYDRNAITVILYLNEVQGGNTEVYPNYRLHLGKYKYTKLQQKLDLLLQTNFIWRLFSKKHIVEPRQGRILIMQADKCLHSVSSVDGDQERINIIMAYDYLNNHSPIEKHLDSYLYTQEESVYQDPNYLG encoded by the coding sequence ATGAATAAATTTCTGCTGCCTTTATCAGATTTAGATAAGCAAAATTTTTCTAAAGGTTATTGTATCATAGATAATTTCTTGTCTCCTCAACAATGTCAAGATTTATTAGGATTAATTACTGAATATAGAAACAACCATAAAATACCAGAAGTTCTTAGAGATAAAGCACAAAAAGATAGCAGATCCCTTCATTACTTGGTTATTAATGGAGTACAGATAGAAACTCATTTATCAAAGATTTGGCATATATATCATGATGTAAATGATGTTGTTAAAAATTTAAGCGCACATCATTTAACAATTTTAGATAATAAACGAGTAGGACTAAATATTAATATTATGAAAGGAGGTTGTGAATATCGCTGGCACTATGATAGAAACGCAATTACAGTAATTTTGTATTTAAATGAAGTGCAGGGAGGAAATACTGAAGTTTATCCTAACTATCGCTTACATTTGGGAAAATATAAATACACTAAGCTGCAACAGAAATTAGACTTGTTACTACAAACAAATTTTATTTGGCGTTTATTTAGCAAAAAACATATAGTAGAACCACGTCAAGGTAGAATTTTAATTATGCAAGCAGATAAATGTTTGCATAGCGTTAGTTCAGTTGATGGAGATCAAGAGAGAATCAATATCATTATGGCTTATGACTACCTAAACAATCATTCTCCTATCGAAAAGCATCTTGATTCTTATCTTTATACTCAAGAAGAATCTGTTTACCAAGATCCAAATTATTTGGGGTAG
- a CDS encoding DUF427 domain-containing protein: protein MKPNPIPPQPGQESVWDYPRPAILQDTDKHIKVIFNDIILAETHQAKRVLETSHPPSYYIPAEDFKAEYLIATPRKTMCEWKGICQYYDVSVGDKYVNNAVWKYIQTTPSFSSIQEYYGLYVSLMDACYVNDELVKAQTGDFYGGWITSDIVGPFKGEPGTMWW from the coding sequence ATGAAACCAAATCCTATTCCTCCACAACCAGGACAAGAATCTGTTTGGGACTATCCCCGACCAGCAATTTTACAGGATACTGACAAACATATAAAAGTGATTTTCAATGATATTATTTTAGCCGAAACACATCAAGCAAAAAGGGTTTTGGAAACCAGTCATCCTCCTAGTTATTATATTCCTGCTGAAGATTTTAAAGCAGAATATTTGATAGCCACACCTAGAAAAACTATGTGTGAATGGAAAGGTATATGTCAATATTACGATGTTTCTGTAGGAGATAAATATGTAAATAATGCTGTTTGGAAATATATTCAGACTACTCCTAGTTTTAGCTCAATTCAAGAATACTACGGTTTGTATGTCAGTTTAATGGATGCTTGTTATGTGAATGATGAATTAGTTAAAGCGCAAACAGGTGATTTTTACGGAGGGTGGATAACTTCTGATATTGTTGGACCATTTAAAGGTGAACCAGGAACTATGTGGTGGTAA
- a CDS encoding nucleotidyltransferase domain-containing protein codes for MNKSQLNLILQEVKQALQKLYQNQLEAIILYGSQAREDAKEFSDIDILVVLKSEINPYHEIDKTSQIISTICLNNDVVISRHFISSAKFENENTPFNYNVKKEGIFL; via the coding sequence ATGAACAAATCACAGCTTAATTTGATATTACAAGAAGTTAAACAAGCTTTGCAAAAACTTTATCAAAACCAACTGGAAGCAATTATTTTATATGGTTCTCAAGCGAGGGAAGACGCTAAAGAATTTTCTGATATTGATATTCTGGTTGTTCTGAAATCAGAGATTAACCCCTATCATGAAATTGATAAAACCAGTCAAATAATTTCAACTATTTGTCTAAACAACGATGTTGTTATTTCTCGTCACTTTATCTCTTCAGCAAAGTTTGAAAATGAAAATACTCCCTTTAATTATAATGTCAAAAAAGAAGGTATTTTTCTATGA
- a CDS encoding HEPN domain-containing protein: MISEEQKFIRKAKESLLASEILAENKLYNFAASRAYYTMFYIAEAFLWQQGLTFSSHSAVISCFGREVVKKGIVPLEFHRYLIDAQDKRTQGDYSIDDTLQLSEQNVRILIEQSKKFIEIPEKTL; this comes from the coding sequence ATGATATCGGAGGAGCAAAAATTTATAAGAAAAGCTAAAGAAAGTTTACTAGCTTCTGAAATTCTAGCAGAAAATAAATTATATAACTTTGCTGCTTCCAGAGCTTATTATACCATGTTTTATATTGCCGAAGCCTTTTTGTGGCAGCAAGGGTTAACTTTTTCAAGTCATTCTGCTGTGATTTCATGTTTCGGTCGAGAAGTTGTTAAAAAGGGAATTGTTCCCCTTGAATTTCACCGTTATCTGATTGATGCTCAAGATAAAAGAACACAAGGAGATTACAGTATTGATGATACCCTTCAGTTGAGTGAGCAAAATGTGAGAATTTTGATTGAACAAAGTAAAAAATTTATTGAAATTCCCGAGAAAACCTTATAA